One window from the genome of Leptospira kobayashii encodes:
- a CDS encoding ceramidase domain-containing protein encodes MRSYITINLSLLITISLYFFLNQSTYSWTDWEPASCMPNHCFCEDTSEAFIRQPSNTWSSLSFCFVGFYVILVHIFQKSKGESRFNRSALFSFLFGFSLILIGFGSVFFHASLSFIGQFFDVTGMNFLAVFILLFHIHRARAFSNFSFLTGYFIINLILAYLLYAYPSLRRYLFGMILLASLVPGFIIGSTQSKTDSKWIIYALAVQLLAFLIWALDLQKIICNPHSYLQGHAAWHILGATASYCLYRFYLSEKRKV; translated from the coding sequence ATGAGAAGTTATATTACGATTAACCTCTCGCTATTGATTACGATCTCCCTTTATTTCTTTCTCAATCAGTCAACCTATTCCTGGACTGATTGGGAACCGGCATCTTGTATGCCAAACCATTGTTTCTGTGAAGATACAAGTGAGGCATTCATTCGCCAACCGTCAAACACCTGGTCATCGCTTAGCTTTTGTTTTGTGGGATTTTATGTGATTCTGGTCCATATCTTTCAAAAATCCAAAGGAGAGAGTAGATTCAATCGGTCCGCTTTATTTTCCTTCTTATTCGGCTTTTCTTTGATTCTGATAGGATTTGGAAGCGTATTTTTCCATGCTTCGTTATCCTTTATCGGGCAATTCTTTGATGTCACAGGGATGAATTTTCTTGCCGTCTTTATTCTATTATTTCATATCCATCGGGCTCGGGCATTTTCCAATTTCAGTTTTTTAACCGGTTATTTCATTATCAATCTTATACTTGCTTACTTATTGTATGCATATCCTTCTCTCAGACGCTATTTATTCGGAATGATTCTTTTGGCTTCCTTGGTTCCCGGATTTATCATCGGATCCACTCAGTCGAAAACCGATTCGAAATGGATCATCTATGCACTTGCGGTACAATTACTTGCCTTTCTGATCTGGGCTCTGGATTTACAGAAGATCATTTGCAATCCTCATTCCTATCTACAAGGGCATGCCGCCTGGCATATCTTAGGTGCTACTGCCAGTTATTGTTTGTATCGATTTTATCTTTCAGAAAAACGAAAAGTTTAA
- a CDS encoding heme/hemin ABC transporter substrate-binding protein, with protein MFISQILFSGVRRFKNLLPVLLLSVLSFSLHAQDKTRIVSLNGTVTEILFGLGVQSDIVGVDTSSYYPKEAMSIAKIGYQRTLATEGILSLNPTKIIGTNYAGPPATIEQLKLLNIPMLIVPEKLTIEGASEKIELIGKFLSKEKEADVMIAKLKKQVAGLKITRPKKPVKVLFLYSRSATNVYVSGTGTPADAIIKLSGAENAITEFAEFKPLTSEAIVKAQPDIILIPSISLEGLGGEKGLWELPGIQLTTAGKKKNYLAMDDLLLLGFGPRIGTALEELSNKWKSLK; from the coding sequence ATGTTTATTTCTCAAATACTCTTTTCCGGGGTAAGAAGATTCAAAAACTTACTCCCTGTCCTGTTGCTATCAGTACTGTCTTTTTCCTTACATGCCCAAGACAAAACGAGAATCGTTTCTTTGAACGGAACTGTTACCGAAATCCTTTTCGGATTAGGGGTTCAATCTGATATCGTAGGCGTTGATACCAGTTCTTATTATCCGAAAGAAGCCATGTCGATTGCCAAAATCGGCTATCAGCGAACGCTTGCTACGGAAGGCATTCTCTCTTTAAATCCCACAAAGATCATCGGAACCAATTATGCCGGTCCTCCTGCAACCATCGAACAATTGAAACTGCTGAATATTCCTATGTTGATCGTTCCGGAAAAACTTACCATTGAAGGAGCTTCCGAGAAAATCGAATTGATCGGTAAATTTCTTTCCAAAGAAAAAGAAGCGGATGTGATGATTGCAAAATTGAAAAAACAAGTGGCAGGATTGAAAATCACCCGCCCCAAAAAACCCGTAAAGGTTTTGTTTCTTTATTCCCGCAGTGCTACCAATGTGTATGTTTCCGGTACGGGAACACCTGCCGACGCCATCATCAAACTTTCCGGTGCGGAAAATGCAATCACCGAGTTTGCTGAATTCAAACCTCTCACATCGGAAGCGATTGTAAAAGCACAACCGGATATTATTTTGATCCCAAGTATCTCCTTGGAAGGATTAGGTGGAGAAAAAGGTCTTTGGGAATTGCCAGGCATTCAATTGACTACTGCCGGAAAAAAGAAAAACTATCTTGCTATGGATGATCTGCTCTTACTTGGGTTTGGTCCGCGGATTGGAACTGCCTTAGAGGAGCTTTCAAATAAATGGAAATCTCTCAAATAG
- a CDS encoding HmuY family protein, translated as MKFLNIIPIVFFGLFAINCPKEKAADDGSAAALLLLVSDVSKSIPGITINATSSSDWAHVNLKSVDPSVTVTNSDAWDVRFKRFVVATNSGTSGTKSGGSCETSTTNYDDPTISSSSCTIAVDSLQSQTGDGGFGSANENASPSMFLWYSYDGNTHILSSKKKVYLIRGSDGTSYFKFQMLDYYSSAGTSGYPKFRFQKL; from the coding sequence ATGAAATTTTTAAACATAATACCGATCGTTTTTTTCGGATTGTTTGCAATCAACTGTCCGAAAGAAAAAGCCGCAGACGATGGATCTGCTGCCGCATTACTATTATTAGTAAGCGATGTATCCAAATCCATACCGGGAATCACGATCAATGCCACATCTTCATCTGACTGGGCACATGTGAATTTAAAATCGGTGGATCCCAGCGTAACGGTTACAAATTCGGATGCTTGGGATGTTCGATTCAAAAGATTTGTGGTTGCAACGAATAGCGGAACGAGTGGAACCAAAAGCGGGGGTTCTTGCGAAACATCAACAACCAATTACGATGATCCTACCATTTCTTCATCCTCTTGTACAATCGCTGTAGATTCTCTTCAGTCACAGACAGGAGACGGTGGTTTCGGAAGTGCGAATGAAAATGCAAGTCCGAGTATGTTTCTTTGGTATTCTTACGATGGAAACACTCATATACTTTCCAGCAAAAAGAAAGTGTATCTGATTCGTGGTTCCGATGGAACCAGTTATTTTAAATTCCAAATGTTGGATTATTATAGTTCTGCAGGAACTTCCGGGTATCCGAAGTTTCGCTTTCAAAAACTATAA
- a CDS encoding TrmH family RNA methyltransferase, which translates to MILIQDPSDSRVSPYSLLKSKEETSDCFIADNEKTVVRLLESDLEVVSIFATERFIQKHQFLIQKKEIEPTNVFYAEKKIFEKTIGFSVHQGIMALGRKPLPVSQKDLKFPIVVCNNISDAENFGSIIRTSAAFGIKSIIYDKQSCSPYLRRSVRVSMGNGFPLHFFQPDSLYDLIQEYRQENIPVIGLALPDKANNISQLESEIFTFRFPEKYLLVLGNEAEGIDFKLKNICDHLIYIPMKDGVDSLNVSHSLAVALAFSRLVL; encoded by the coding sequence ATGATTTTAATCCAAGATCCATCCGATTCTCGCGTTTCCCCCTACTCTCTTCTTAAATCCAAAGAAGAAACTTCCGATTGTTTTATTGCTGATAATGAAAAGACCGTGGTTCGACTTTTGGAATCAGATCTGGAAGTAGTAAGTATCTTTGCCACCGAAAGATTCATACAGAAACATCAATTCCTGATCCAAAAAAAAGAAATAGAGCCGACTAACGTATTTTATGCGGAAAAAAAGATATTTGAAAAGACGATAGGATTTTCCGTTCACCAAGGGATCATGGCTCTCGGAAGAAAGCCGCTACCTGTTTCACAAAAAGATCTGAAATTTCCCATCGTCGTATGCAATAATATCTCCGATGCTGAAAATTTCGGTTCTATCATTCGTACTTCGGCCGCTTTTGGAATCAAATCCATTATCTACGATAAACAATCCTGTTCTCCTTATCTACGTAGATCCGTAAGAGTTTCCATGGGAAACGGTTTCCCTCTTCATTTTTTCCAACCGGATTCCCTTTATGACCTTATACAAGAATACCGACAGGAAAACATACCTGTCATAGGGCTCGCTTTACCTGATAAAGCAAATAACATAAGTCAGTTGGAGTCGGAGATATTTACATTCCGATTCCCAGAGAAATATCTGTTAGTTCTTGGAAATGAGGCGGAAGGGATCGATTTCAAACTGAAAAATATTTGCGATCATCTGATTTACATTCCAATGAAGGATGGAGTCGATTCTTTGAATGTCTCCCATTCCCTTGCAGTTGCATTGGCATTCAGCCGTTTGGTGCTATAA
- a CDS encoding serine/threonine protein kinase: MHDASFLSLNPDLILSSVESIGYIPTGRCVALNSVENRVFDIEIEGGERIIVKFYRPNRWTKLQIQEEHDFLYELKEADIPVLAPILDRQGNSLHESQGLTFAIWPLRTGRIIEELSESDLPQLGRLIGRLHLVGKSKKTKYRSFLTVPDYAEKALDLILAGGWISNAHLTDRYKKAAYFAFDRFETVLKTKQIPFHRIHGDCHKGNLIRSEEGFSILDFDDFLEGPVVQDFWMLLPFGERRSESERELFFEGYREFSEFSLGWLDLIEPLRAIRYVYYASWIAKRWEDPSFQNLFPHFGTDEYWSKETMDLESMAKGFQRESEEESPIAKTSEKEEELSNKDFFWDWEN, translated from the coding sequence ATGCATGATGCCTCCTTTCTTAGTTTAAACCCGGATTTAATTCTTTCCTCCGTTGAAAGCATCGGCTATATTCCTACAGGTCGTTGTGTTGCTTTAAACAGCGTAGAGAACAGAGTGTTCGATATTGAAATCGAAGGAGGTGAAAGGATTATTGTAAAATTCTATCGCCCGAATCGATGGACAAAATTACAGATCCAGGAAGAACATGATTTTTTATACGAATTGAAAGAAGCGGATATTCCGGTTCTTGCTCCCATCTTGGACCGTCAGGGAAATTCTTTGCACGAATCACAGGGATTAACATTTGCTATTTGGCCATTACGAACGGGAAGAATCATCGAAGAATTATCCGAATCGGACTTACCTCAATTAGGAAGATTAATAGGCCGATTGCATCTTGTCGGCAAATCGAAGAAAACAAAATATCGTTCCTTCTTGACTGTTCCTGATTATGCAGAAAAAGCATTGGATTTGATTCTTGCCGGAGGATGGATTTCAAATGCCCATCTAACGGATCGTTACAAAAAGGCAGCTTATTTTGCATTTGATCGATTTGAAACCGTTTTGAAAACGAAACAGATTCCGTTTCATCGAATTCACGGGGATTGCCATAAAGGAAATTTGATCCGATCGGAAGAAGGATTTTCCATTCTGGACTTTGATGATTTTTTAGAGGGTCCTGTTGTGCAGGATTTTTGGATGTTACTACCGTTTGGCGAGAGGCGATCGGAAAGTGAGAGGGAACTTTTCTTTGAAGGGTATCGTGAGTTCAGCGAATTTTCATTAGGTTGGTTGGACTTGATCGAGCCTCTTCGTGCGATTCGATATGTTTATTATGCTTCTTGGATTGCAAAAAGATGGGAAGACCCGTCATTTCAAAACCTATTTCCTCATTTCGGAACGGATGAATACTGGTCTAAAGAAACCATGGACTTGGAATCGATGGCAAAAGGATTTCAAAGAGAGAGTGAAGAAGAGTCGCCGATTGCAAAGACTTCGGAAAAAGAAGAAGAACTTTCCAATAAAGATTTTTTTTGGGATTGGGAAAACTAA
- the dgcR gene encoding diguanylate cyclase DgcR, translating to MNNKILIVEDSMLQRQILIRWLTKHSYIPISANNAKEAREIISKEDIEIVLLDWELPDGTGIDLINEILSSSPTGWLPIIMVTSHTEPEKMKEAIEAGATDFIRKPAEEIELLARIYSALRIKTLQDLLRDTAIKDALTGLYNRRYMDERIDQEFQRCKRHNHPMSVAMIDIDYFKKVNDTYGHDVGDLVLKTLATELKTKLRKSDILSRYGGEEFVIVLPETGLLESKYALDKVRDHISTHAIQDETGKTFQISFSGGVAGGDLSSVTSPFDLLKIADKNLYDAKHQGRNRIIES from the coding sequence ATGAACAATAAAATACTAATTGTCGAAGATTCAATGTTACAAAGACAGATATTGATTCGCTGGCTAACCAAACATAGCTATATTCCGATCTCTGCAAATAATGCAAAAGAAGCACGTGAGATTATTTCTAAAGAAGATATAGAAATCGTGCTTTTGGACTGGGAACTTCCGGATGGAACCGGAATAGATCTTATCAATGAAATATTATCCTCTTCTCCTACGGGTTGGTTGCCTATCATCATGGTAACAAGCCATACGGAACCTGAAAAGATGAAGGAAGCGATTGAAGCCGGAGCAACAGATTTTATCCGAAAGCCGGCGGAAGAAATAGAATTATTGGCTCGTATTTATAGTGCGTTAAGGATCAAAACCCTCCAGGACTTGTTGCGTGACACCGCCATTAAAGATGCATTAACCGGTCTCTATAATAGACGTTATATGGACGAAAGGATAGACCAGGAATTTCAAAGATGCAAAAGGCATAATCATCCTATGTCGGTCGCTATGATAGATATAGACTATTTTAAAAAAGTAAATGATACATACGGTCACGATGTGGGAGATCTGGTTTTAAAAACTTTGGCTACCGAATTAAAAACAAAACTTCGTAAATCCGACATCTTATCAAGATACGGCGGGGAGGAGTTTGTAATTGTCTTGCCGGAAACCGGTCTTCTCGAATCTAAATATGCTTTGGATAAAGTGAGAGACCATATTTCCACTCATGCCATTCAGGACGAGACGGGCAAAACGTTTCAAATCAGTTTTAGCGGCGGAGTGGCAGGTGGAGATTTGAGTTCCGTCACCTCTCCATTTGATTTACTAAAAATTGCAGATAAAAATTTATATGATGCAAAACACCAGGGAAGAAATAGGATTATAGAATCCTAA
- a CDS encoding TonB-dependent receptor plug domain-containing protein: MNRNIFGQNFSIFLIILILCFSQKDLFSQRTKPRKEKDPAPITTPETQTQTQTENKTTPTPPVTNTESGKQPEETAGKHGDSGVQPADNNQTDRNSIITVTGTRRRNLLKDSTITTEVITRKDIDDMGARDLSQTLGNVPGIQVKPAAAGERGQTVQLQGLSSQSVLILVDGQRTTGRFSGSIDLTRFKAEDIERIEIVKGASSALYGSDAIAGVINIITKEAKEPLYAEFRTQGGTGSPQYYGPYMEFRNYASVGVKQEKISTIFTVGWHKGEGYDLTKDATQGPRNGRTASNASGYNPYPYGTASTTAYFLATRVPGYTPPLESTSGSAFNDMNLSNKTVYRATDDLVITGQFYYRYLDQSAVDATPPRTVYDRRNKTHDFMGALNMDYALTQKVNFNLNANYSRFQDLYTTDQRKSDELDSQQRTDNAVSEFRSRMDYKFSESHVTSVGAETLHDRISSARISPDCKRSFPNFCIDDFAPGFMQGQTVNGNAARFRNAFYIQDEWRISDKPRIQIVPGVRYDNDSIYGGQMLPKLAIRYDVSDKFRFRAANGLGYRAPSFQDLYFNFLNPGVGYRVAGNPNLKPELSRSYNFGWEWDITKRIWYSTNLFHNDVDNLIGFRTNPVRDPSGLQIFQTSNYQKASTQGIESSINFRILDQLSAGTGYTYTETRDELTNLPLEGRGPHRWNFNIRAEEKKTGLSLSVFAVVFGKQAYYCVKNPFWCNPDLPDSLSGIETAIAAQAAANMQKALGAIPGYVSDYCTEKNLSYCTTNPTYGSRMVNPHTNLNLRISQKFFGHFQWFIGVDNILDSYDLVYNPQRPRFYYFGLDGKFSISENDKPAAPKEQPQTPPPGS, translated from the coding sequence ATGAACAGAAATATCTTTGGCCAAAATTTCTCTATTTTTCTAATCATTCTGATTCTTTGTTTCTCCCAAAAGGACTTATTTTCTCAAAGAACCAAGCCAAGAAAGGAAAAAGACCCAGCTCCCATCACTACTCCTGAAACGCAAACTCAGACCCAGACGGAAAATAAAACTACTCCCACGCCACCGGTTACCAATACCGAATCCGGAAAACAACCAGAGGAAACCGCAGGCAAACACGGGGATTCGGGAGTTCAGCCCGCTGATAACAATCAAACGGATAGAAACAGCATTATCACTGTAACAGGCACTAGACGAAGAAATCTATTAAAAGATTCCACGATTACCACGGAAGTCATCACCCGAAAAGACATAGATGATATGGGAGCAAGAGATCTTTCCCAAACATTGGGAAATGTTCCCGGGATTCAAGTAAAACCGGCCGCGGCTGGTGAACGCGGTCAAACGGTTCAACTACAAGGTCTTTCGTCCCAAAGCGTACTCATTCTGGTCGACGGGCAAAGAACTACCGGTCGTTTTAGCGGTTCCATCGACTTGACAAGATTTAAAGCGGAAGATATCGAAAGGATAGAGATTGTAAAAGGCGCATCTTCCGCATTATACGGGTCAGACGCTATCGCAGGCGTTATCAATATCATTACGAAAGAAGCCAAAGAACCTCTCTACGCCGAATTCAGAACTCAAGGAGGAACCGGGAGTCCACAGTATTACGGCCCTTATATGGAGTTCAGAAATTATGCGTCCGTAGGCGTGAAACAGGAAAAGATTTCAACAATCTTTACGGTAGGATGGCATAAAGGGGAAGGTTATGATCTTACCAAAGACGCAACACAAGGACCAAGAAACGGTAGAACCGCTTCCAATGCATCCGGATACAATCCTTATCCTTACGGTACAGCATCGACTACGGCATATTTTTTAGCAACTAGAGTTCCCGGTTATACTCCTCCTTTGGAATCCACTTCAGGAAGCGCGTTCAATGATATGAACCTTTCCAATAAAACAGTTTACCGCGCGACCGATGACTTGGTGATTACAGGGCAATTTTATTATCGTTATTTGGATCAGTCCGCAGTAGACGCAACTCCACCGAGAACCGTTTACGACAGAAGAAACAAAACCCATGATTTCATGGGAGCGCTAAACATGGATTATGCGCTTACGCAAAAAGTCAATTTCAATCTAAACGCAAACTATTCCCGTTTTCAGGATTTATACACAACCGATCAACGCAAATCCGATGAATTGGATTCCCAACAAAGAACGGATAACGCGGTTTCAGAGTTCCGCTCCAGAATGGATTATAAGTTTTCGGAATCACATGTAACATCCGTTGGAGCGGAGACATTGCACGATAGAATCTCTTCAGCACGGATTTCACCGGATTGTAAAAGAAGTTTTCCGAATTTCTGTATCGATGACTTTGCTCCCGGTTTTATGCAAGGCCAAACTGTGAATGGAAACGCTGCCCGTTTCAGAAATGCATTTTATATCCAAGATGAATGGAGAATTTCGGACAAACCTAGAATTCAAATCGTTCCTGGAGTTCGTTATGATAATGACTCCATCTACGGCGGGCAAATGCTTCCTAAACTTGCCATTCGATATGATGTTTCCGACAAATTCAGATTCCGTGCTGCCAACGGATTGGGTTACCGCGCGCCTAGTTTTCAAGATTTATATTTCAACTTTCTTAACCCCGGTGTGGGATACAGAGTCGCGGGAAATCCGAATTTAAAACCTGAACTTTCCCGCAGTTATAACTTCGGTTGGGAATGGGACATCACAAAACGAATCTGGTATAGCACGAACCTATTCCATAACGATGTGGATAATTTGATCGGATTCAGAACCAACCCTGTAAGAGATCCGTCGGGTTTACAAATCTTTCAAACATCTAACTATCAGAAGGCGAGTACGCAAGGTATCGAGTCCTCAATCAATTTCAGAATTTTAGATCAACTTTCCGCAGGAACGGGTTATACATATACGGAAACCAGAGATGAATTGACCAACTTGCCTTTGGAAGGAAGAGGGCCTCATCGATGGAATTTCAATATTCGCGCCGAAGAAAAGAAAACAGGTTTGTCCTTGTCCGTGTTTGCGGTGGTTTTCGGAAAACAGGCATATTATTGTGTGAAAAATCCTTTTTGGTGTAATCCCGATCTACCGGATTCACTTTCCGGTATAGAAACTGCCATCGCAGCACAAGCAGCAGCAAACATGCAAAAGGCGCTCGGTGCAATTCCGGGTTATGTTTCGGATTATTGTACGGAAAAAAACTTATCTTATTGTACGACGAACCCTACTTACGGTTCCAGAATGGTAAATCCGCACACCAATTTAAACTTAAGAATTTCTCAAAAATTTTTCGGACATTTTCAATGGTTTATAGGTGTGGATAATATTTTAGATTCTTACGATTTGGTTTATAATCCGCAAAGACCAAGATTTTATTACTTCGGATTGGATGGAAAATTCTCCATCTCGGAGAATGATAAACCAGCAGCACCAAAAGAGCAGCCACAAACTCCTCCTCCCGGTTCCTAA
- a CDS encoding hemin-degrading factor, whose protein sequence is MSTALLESWEKLKTETPNLRIREAGKILGVSEAELLATKLGKGVSLLKKDWAGFLAATPKLGYVMALTRNEPCVHERKGEYKDISVNGMMGLVVGEDIDLRIFLSQWKFGFYSEENKGDSVLKSFQFFDKYGEAIHKIYTTDKSNLEGWAEVKEEFAVADLTLPETIEKKQPAAPQPPVSISVPDFLNDWAALQDTHDFFPLLRKYNVSRKTALEVAQGKFTKKVDNDVFQKLLTECRDQGQEIMIFVGNDGMIQIHTGPVSKLEVMGPWFNVLDPIFNLHLRADLILETWVVEKPTKDGYVTSLELFGENELLILQLFGKRKPGIPQSETWANLARNYMK, encoded by the coding sequence ATGAGCACAGCATTATTAGAATCATGGGAAAAGTTGAAAACAGAAACGCCTAATTTGCGGATCCGCGAAGCGGGAAAAATTTTAGGAGTGAGCGAAGCTGAGCTTCTTGCAACTAAATTGGGAAAAGGGGTAAGTCTTCTCAAAAAAGATTGGGCCGGTTTTTTGGCTGCGACACCAAAACTCGGTTATGTGATGGCCCTTACGAGAAACGAGCCTTGCGTTCATGAAAGAAAGGGGGAATACAAAGATATTTCCGTCAATGGAATGATGGGGCTTGTTGTGGGAGAAGATATCGATTTAAGGATCTTTCTCAGCCAATGGAAGTTTGGTTTTTATTCTGAAGAAAACAAAGGAGATTCTGTTCTTAAGAGTTTTCAATTTTTTGATAAATACGGTGAAGCAATTCATAAGATATATACAACGGACAAGTCGAATTTGGAAGGTTGGGCCGAAGTAAAAGAAGAGTTCGCAGTTGCGGATTTGACACTTCCCGAAACGATCGAGAAAAAACAGCCGGCAGCACCACAGCCCCCTGTTTCTATTTCCGTTCCTGATTTTCTTAACGACTGGGCTGCATTACAAGACACACACGATTTTTTTCCTTTGCTTCGTAAGTACAATGTGTCTAGAAAAACCGCCTTGGAAGTCGCTCAAGGTAAGTTCACTAAAAAAGTTGATAATGATGTATTTCAAAAGTTATTAACCGAATGCCGTGACCAAGGACAAGAGATCATGATCTTTGTCGGAAATGACGGAATGATTCAAATCCATACGGGACCGGTTTCCAAGTTGGAAGTGATGGGACCTTGGTTTAACGTTTTGGATCCTATTTTCAATTTGCACTTACGGGCTGATTTGATTTTGGAAACTTGGGTTGTCGAAAAGCCGACTAAGGATGGTTATGTGACCTCACTTGAGCTTTTCGGAGAAAACGAACTCTTGATTCTACAATTGTTTGGTAAGCGTAAACCAGGAATCCCTCAGTCGGAGACCTGGGCAAACCTAGCTCGAAATTACATGAAATAA
- a CDS encoding FecCD family ABC transporter permease — protein MEISQIGRRRVYFLSFTIVLSVVTILFVSNWGAFTVSLTDAFFGEKGSLAKEVFWNLRFPRVILATLLGGTLAWSGALAQGLFRNPIVDPGLVGITAGSAFFASVGIVLGTNIPDFPPVWGVIILSFIGGITTGFLVYLLARVHGKTEINTLLLTGIAINALCFAGIGILSYIANDAQLRNLSLWNMGSLGGASWTTLLRLGPILLIPLIASPFLAGPMNVFALGEREAMHLGISVEVLKSVLVLLIGVSVGACVSLSGNISFVGLAIPHIVRLIIGQDYKYLLYSSFFLGGALLTIGDGFCRTVIAPAEIPVGIITAFIGAPVFLFLLNQRKRRLA, from the coding sequence ATGGAAATCTCTCAAATAGGGAGAAGAAGAGTATACTTCCTTTCATTCACAATCGTTCTTTCCGTCGTCACGATTTTATTTGTTTCGAATTGGGGGGCGTTTACCGTTAGTTTGACGGATGCTTTTTTCGGTGAAAAAGGTAGTTTGGCAAAAGAAGTATTCTGGAATCTCCGTTTTCCTCGTGTTATACTTGCTACTTTGCTCGGCGGTACTTTGGCTTGGTCGGGCGCATTGGCTCAAGGTTTATTCCGAAATCCGATCGTTGATCCCGGGTTAGTCGGGATTACCGCAGGCTCCGCCTTTTTTGCATCGGTAGGAATTGTGCTCGGTACTAATATCCCGGATTTCCCTCCTGTTTGGGGAGTGATCATTCTTTCTTTTATCGGAGGAATTACTACCGGGTTTTTGGTATATCTATTGGCGAGGGTCCATGGAAAGACGGAGATCAATACGCTTTTGTTAACCGGAATTGCCATCAATGCACTTTGTTTTGCGGGTATCGGAATTTTAAGTTATATTGCCAATGATGCGCAGCTACGGAATCTTTCACTCTGGAATATGGGTAGTTTGGGCGGTGCAAGTTGGACTACCCTACTCCGGCTTGGTCCGATACTGCTGATTCCTTTGATTGCGAGTCCTTTTCTTGCCGGTCCCATGAACGTATTCGCTTTGGGAGAAAGAGAAGCGATGCATTTGGGAATCTCCGTGGAAGTTTTAAAATCGGTTTTGGTTCTACTGATCGGAGTGAGTGTCGGGGCATGTGTATCTCTTTCCGGAAATATAAGTTTTGTTGGACTTGCCATTCCTCATATCGTTAGGTTGATCATCGGACAGGATTATAAATATTTGCTTTACTCTTCCTTTTTTCTGGGAGGTGCATTGCTGACTATCGGGGACGGCTTTTGCCGAACCGTAATCGCTCCTGCCGAAATTCCCGTCGGAATTATCACTGCATTTATCGGAGCACCGGTTTTTTTATTCTTATTGAATCAAAGGAAAAGGAGATTAGCATGA
- a CDS encoding heme ABC transporter ATP-binding protein yields MSLVAKQVSFSVGSHQLLSDISLTIHPGEVHVLMGKNGAGKSTLFKLLCGDIPPTNGEIFLNDKSIEVWKKKDLAKFRSVLTQDFELQFPFSTREIVALGRSPHKSTNSENEQIIDESMSITNTLHVANRSYSTLSGGEKQRAQYSRVLSQVWGDPPKFLLLDEPTSSMDLPNQMKLLQVTRHMADQGYGILLILHDINTAYQFADKISLLRDGKLVVTGGAAEVLTEENIKRIFDVEMFVLKTPKGNIIIPKLIKKDK; encoded by the coding sequence ATGAGTTTGGTGGCAAAACAAGTGAGTTTCTCCGTTGGTTCCCACCAGCTTCTATCGGACATATCATTGACTATTCATCCTGGCGAAGTTCATGTTTTGATGGGAAAAAACGGTGCGGGCAAATCGACTTTATTCAAATTATTATGCGGAGATATTCCTCCTACAAACGGTGAGATTTTTTTAAACGACAAGTCGATCGAAGTTTGGAAAAAAAAAGACTTAGCAAAATTCCGTTCCGTTCTCACGCAGGATTTCGAACTTCAATTTCCCTTTTCCACCAGGGAAATAGTTGCATTGGGAAGATCTCCTCATAAATCCACAAACTCGGAAAATGAACAAATCATAGACGAATCCATGTCGATCACGAATACGCTTCATGTTGCTAATCGTAGTTATTCGACCTTATCGGGGGGAGAAAAACAAAGGGCGCAATACTCTCGGGTTCTCTCCCAGGTTTGGGGGGACCCTCCTAAATTTTTGCTTTTGGACGAACCGACTTCCAGTATGGATTTGCCCAACCAAATGAAATTATTACAAGTCACCCGTCATATGGCGGATCAAGGCTATGGGATTTTACTGATCTTACACGATATCAATACCGCTTACCAATTTGCAGACAAAATTTCTCTTTTACGGGACGGAAAATTGGTTGTTACGGGTGGGGCGGCCGAGGTATTAACAGAAGAGAATATCAAACGGATTTTCGACGTCGAAATGTTTGTATTAAAGACTCCGAAGGGAAACATCATCATTCCGAAATTAATCAAGAAGGACAAATAA